Proteins encoded by one window of Rhodobacteraceae bacterium IMCC1335:
- a CDS encoding ATP-binding cassette domain-containing protein, with protein MIQLDRLHKSFGSNKVLQGVSLKIAKGSSLVVIGGSGTGKSVILKCILGLMRVDQGQVFLEGKDMQTLDRDHFLSRFGMLFQGAALFDSLPVWENIAFRLTQGALKKSKADAREIAIEKLRRVGLQPDVADKYPSELSGGMQKRVGLARAIAADPEIIFFDEPTTGLDPIMAGVINDLIREIVTEMGVTAMTITHDMSSVRAIADQVAMLHLGKIQWTGPVKNLTESNDPFVDQFIHGRATGPIEAVR; from the coding sequence ATGATACAGCTCGATCGCCTTCACAAAAGTTTTGGTTCAAATAAGGTCTTGCAAGGTGTGTCTTTAAAGATCGCCAAAGGCTCGTCCTTGGTTGTGATAGGAGGCTCAGGCACTGGCAAATCGGTGATATTAAAATGCATATTGGGTTTGATGCGCGTCGATCAAGGTCAAGTTTTTCTTGAGGGAAAAGATATGCAAACGCTAGATCGAGATCATTTTTTATCGCGCTTCGGCATGCTGTTTCAAGGTGCGGCCTTGTTTGACAGCCTGCCCGTTTGGGAAAATATCGCCTTCCGCTTGACGCAAGGAGCATTAAAAAAATCAAAAGCTGACGCCCGCGAGATCGCAATCGAAAAGCTGCGCCGGGTCGGATTGCAACCGGATGTTGCCGATAAATACCCAAGCGAATTATCCGGTGGCATGCAAAAACGCGTTGGGCTGGCCCGTGCGATCGCTGCGGATCCCGAAATTATCTTTTTTGATGAACCAACCACCGGTTTGGACCCCATTATGGCGGGTGTGATCAACGACCTAATCCGGGAAATTGTCACCGAAATGGGAGTGACCGCTATGACCATCACCCATGATATGTCTTCGGTTCGCGCGATTGCAGATCAAGTTGCGATGCTTCATTTGGGTAAAATTCAATGGACAGGACCCGTTAAAAATCTGACCGAGTCAAATGACCCATTTGTTGATCAATTCATTCATGGGCGCGCCACAGGACCTATCGAAGCGGTTCGTTGA
- a CDS encoding MlaE family lipid ABC transporter permease subunit: MKSLTTLVQAIGSATLNVLGATGRVTLFILDTLRQAFSGPFYLREFGNALMQIGWLSLPVVGLTAFFTGGALALQIYAGGARFSAEAVVPSIVAIGMARELGPVLGGLMVAARVASSIAAELGTMKVTEQIDALVTLSTNPMKYLTLPRVLAATLAVPLLVGVGDAIGIMGGYVVGVTRLDFNPAAYIKNTVDFLQLWDILSGMVKGAVFGFIVAIMGCYFGMNSGRGAQGVGRATKSAVVSASVLILAANYILTELFFSA, translated from the coding sequence ATGAAGAGCCTGACCACCCTTGTGCAGGCCATTGGTTCGGCCACGCTTAACGTGCTGGGCGCGACTGGTCGCGTCACCTTGTTTATCCTCGACACGCTGCGCCAAGCCTTTTCGGGGCCGTTTTATCTGCGCGAATTTGGAAATGCTTTGATGCAAATTGGCTGGTTGTCCTTGCCCGTCGTTGGCTTGACTGCGTTTTTCACAGGCGGCGCTTTGGCTCTGCAAATCTATGCCGGGGGCGCGCGTTTTAGCGCGGAAGCGGTGGTCCCATCGATCGTAGCGATCGGTATGGCGCGCGAATTGGGCCCTGTGCTGGGCGGTTTGATGGTTGCGGCGCGCGTGGCCAGTTCAATCGCCGCGGAACTTGGCACAATGAAAGTAACCGAGCAAATCGATGCTTTGGTGACCCTATCAACAAATCCGATGAAATATCTTACCCTGCCCCGCGTGCTTGCCGCAACATTGGCAGTGCCTCTTTTGGTGGGCGTTGGTGATGCGATTGGTATTATGGGCGGTTATGTGGTTGGCGTCACCCGGTTAGATTTTAACCCCGCTGCCTATATAAAAAACACCGTCGATTTTTTGCAGCTTTGGGATATTCTTAGCGGGATGGTAAAAGGCGCGGTGTTTGGGTTTATTGTGGCTATAATGGGCTGTTATTTTGGTATGAATTCTGGGCGCGGCGCGCAGGGTGTGGGGCGCGCGACAAAATCTGCCGTGGTAAGCGCCAGCGTTTTAATACTGGCGGCCAATTACATCTTAACCGAATTGTTTTTTAGCGCATGA
- the alr gene encoding alanine racemase produces the protein MGTAVLTIDLSALRANWKALNAKSAGITAAVVKADGYGLDSARVATALASEGAQHFFVAVAEEGAALRKALGNGPSISVFSGHMAQDTALIKEANLIPMVNSVDQLLRHIESLPDHPFGLQLDTGMNRLGMEPTEWTALRDLALRLKPQLIMSHLACADDSNHQMNAHQLQLFRELTADCNIPRSLSATGGILLGEAYHFEVTRPGIGLYGGAPFLEANPVVKIDIPVIQTRPVTAGETVGYSNTWTATTPRQIATISAGYADGILRAMGPNTRLFSDNIGCPIVGRISMDLICVDVTLLDHLPESLQLLNATQGIDTLADGAGTIGYEILTSLGGRYERRYIE, from the coding sequence ATGGGCACTGCCGTTTTAACCATTGATTTAAGCGCTCTGAGGGCGAATTGGAAGGCGTTGAACGCGAAATCCGCGGGTATCACAGCCGCGGTTGTGAAAGCTGATGGCTATGGGCTTGACAGTGCGCGCGTTGCAACCGCCTTGGCGTCAGAAGGCGCGCAGCATTTCTTCGTGGCGGTGGCAGAAGAAGGCGCGGCGCTGCGCAAAGCGTTGGGCAACGGCCCCAGTATCAGCGTATTTTCTGGCCATATGGCGCAGGATACCGCTTTAATCAAAGAGGCAAATTTGATCCCGATGGTTAATTCCGTAGATCAATTGTTGCGCCATATTGAATCGCTTCCGGATCATCCTTTTGGATTGCAGCTTGATACGGGTATGAACCGGTTGGGAATGGAGCCGACCGAATGGACAGCGCTGCGTGATTTGGCGCTGCGCTTAAAGCCACAACTGATCATGTCGCATTTGGCCTGCGCAGATGATTCCAACCACCAGATGAACGCGCATCAGCTGCAGCTGTTTCGTGAGCTGACAGCCGATTGTAACATCCCGCGTTCGCTGTCAGCAACAGGTGGCATTCTGTTGGGTGAAGCGTATCACTTCGAAGTTACCCGCCCAGGCATCGGGCTTTACGGCGGCGCGCCCTTTTTAGAAGCAAACCCGGTTGTAAAAATTGATATTCCGGTGATCCAAACTCGGCCCGTGACTGCAGGAGAAACCGTAGGCTATTCAAACACTTGGACTGCCACAACCCCAAGGCAAATTGCAACTATATCCGCCGGATATGCCGATGGTATCCTGCGCGCTATGGGCCCAAATACGCGGCTGTTTTCGGACAATATTGGATGCCCTATCGTGGGGCGCATTTCAATGGATTTAATTTGCGTCGACGTCACTTTGCTCGATCACTTGCCGGAAAGTTTGCAATTGCTCAATGCGACGCAGGGTATTGATACGCTGGCGGATGGCGCTGGTACGATCGGATATGAGATATTAACCTCTCTAGGCGGGCGCTATGAGCGGCGATATATCGAATGA
- a CDS encoding replicative DNA helicase, whose protein sequence is MNKISDINSQEPDQESLDIAPHSIEAEQQLLGAILTNNDIFDRIASIVTPEHFYDPVHARIFELASARIAKNNLASPVTLATFLQDDEGLKELGGAAYLARLAASAVAGFAARDYAQMIYDLAIRRNLIQLGQDICARATTMDESQEPADQIVVAEQALYKLGEQGQGESGFQSFLRAVTAAVDVANNAYKREGGLAGISTGLIDMDKKLGGLHKSDLLILAGRPSMGKTSLATNVAFNIAKAYQKGQLADGSEGTLNGGVVGFFSLEMSAEQLAARILSEASEVPSEQIRRGDMTETEFRRFVEAAKTLESCPLFIDDTPALPISQLAARARRLKRTHGLDVLIIDYLQLVRPASAKDSRVNEVSEITQGLKAIAKELDIPVIALSQLSRQVENRDDKRPQLADLRESGSIEQDADVVMFVFREEYYKEREKPGDHDLEKMALWQDEMERLHGKAEIVIGKQRHGPIGTVELSFEGRFTRFGNLVKPWQQDSERR, encoded by the coding sequence ATGAATAAGATATCCGATATAAACAGCCAAGAGCCGGACCAAGAATCGCTGGATATTGCGCCCCATTCGATTGAAGCCGAGCAGCAGCTTCTGGGTGCAATTCTTACCAATAATGATATTTTCGACCGGATCGCCAGCATCGTAACACCCGAGCATTTTTACGATCCGGTACATGCACGGATATTCGAACTTGCCAGCGCACGTATCGCCAAAAATAATTTGGCCTCACCGGTTACGCTCGCAACGTTTTTACAAGATGATGAAGGTCTAAAAGAGCTAGGCGGCGCTGCATATTTGGCGCGGCTTGCCGCCTCAGCAGTGGCTGGATTTGCTGCGCGCGATTACGCCCAAATGATCTATGATTTAGCCATTCGGCGCAATTTAATTCAATTAGGTCAAGATATTTGTGCACGCGCCACAACGATGGATGAAAGCCAAGAGCCCGCGGATCAAATCGTCGTGGCCGAACAAGCGCTGTATAAGCTGGGTGAACAGGGTCAAGGCGAAAGCGGCTTTCAATCCTTTCTAAGAGCCGTCACCGCTGCCGTGGATGTGGCCAATAATGCCTATAAACGCGAAGGTGGATTAGCTGGCATCTCTACAGGATTGATTGATATGGATAAAAAGCTAGGCGGGCTTCATAAGTCTGACTTGTTAATCCTGGCTGGGCGCCCGTCGATGGGCAAAACCTCGCTTGCCACGAATGTCGCATTCAACATCGCCAAAGCCTATCAAAAGGGTCAATTGGCAGATGGCAGCGAGGGAACGCTGAATGGCGGTGTTGTTGGCTTTTTTAGCTTGGAGATGAGCGCTGAGCAGCTGGCTGCCCGTATTTTATCCGAGGCCTCCGAAGTGCCCTCTGAGCAAATTCGACGCGGCGATATGACAGAAACTGAGTTTCGACGCTTTGTTGAAGCGGCAAAAACGCTGGAAAGCTGCCCTTTATTTATTGATGACACCCCAGCCCTGCCGATTTCGCAATTGGCCGCGCGCGCGCGCAGGTTGAAGCGGACGCATGGTTTGGATGTGCTTATCATAGATTATCTGCAACTGGTTCGACCTGCTTCGGCAAAAGACAGCCGCGTCAACGAAGTGTCTGAGATCACCCAAGGCCTTAAAGCTATTGCCAAAGAATTGGACATTCCCGTTATCGCGCTGTCGCAGCTTTCGCGACAGGTGGAAAATCGCGATGACAAGCGCCCCCAATTGGCGGATTTGCGTGAATCGGGGTCAATTGAACAGGATGCCGATGTGGTGATGTTCGTGTTTCGAGAGGAGTATTACAAAGAACGCGAAAAACCTGGCGATCACGATCTTGAAAAAATGGCTCTGTGGCAAGATGAAATGGAGCGGCTGCATGGGAAAGCGGAAATCGTTATCGGAAAGCAGCGGCACGGCCCTATTGGAACCGTTGAGCTTAGCTTTGAAGGCAGATTCACTCGTTTTGGCAATTTGGTCAAACCCTGGCAGCAAGACAGCGAACGCCGATAG
- a CDS encoding orotate phosphoribosyltransferase, whose protein sequence is MIPSSSPSPEEIARLTARMLLEVKAVHFNSENPFILASGLPSPTYIDCRKLISFPRIRSSLMDFLTVTVMRNVGYEAFDSVAGGETAGIPFAALMAERMALPMTYIRKKPKGYGKNARIEGLMSEGQNVLLVEDLTTDGGSKLSFVDAIRDTGAACAHTAVIFYYGIFQETEKTLSDHGVGLHYLCTWWDVLREAKAQSAFDSKTLLEVEQFLTDPRAWQNARKST, encoded by the coding sequence ATGATCCCAAGTTCCTCCCCCAGCCCCGAAGAAATCGCACGATTAACAGCGCGCATGCTGCTTGAAGTGAAAGCGGTTCACTTCAACAGTGAAAACCCATTTATTCTGGCTTCGGGCTTGCCAAGCCCAACCTATATTGATTGTCGAAAACTGATCAGCTTTCCACGCATTCGCAGCAGCCTTATGGATTTCCTAACCGTAACGGTGATGCGAAATGTCGGATATGAGGCCTTTGATTCGGTGGCCGGTGGAGAAACCGCCGGAATTCCCTTTGCGGCCTTAATGGCCGAGCGGATGGCCCTTCCCATGACGTATATTCGCAAAAAACCAAAGGGCTATGGCAAAAATGCGCGCATCGAAGGGCTTATGAGCGAAGGGCAAAACGTTTTGTTGGTCGAAGATCTGACCACCGACGGGGGCAGCAAACTTAGCTTCGTTGACGCTATTCGCGACACCGGCGCGGCCTGTGCCCATACGGCGGTAATATTTTATTATGGGATATTCCAAGAAACCGAAAAAACGCTGTCAGATCATGGTGTTGGCCTTCACTATTTGTGCACTTGGTGGGATGTATTGCGCGAAGCCAAGGCCCAATCTGCTTTTGATTCAAAGACATTACTCGAAGTTGAACAGTTTCTCACCGACCCACGCGCTTGGCAAAACGCCCGCAAATCCACCTGA
- the pyrC gene encoding dihydroorotase: MHKTLSLPRPDDWHLHLRDGAMMASVLASSADHFDRALIMPNLVPPVVTGAEAQAYKTRIMAQLPERSDFSPLMTLYLTEATDPEDLAKAFQSGLISAVKLYPAGATTNSASGVTDFNAVQPALEKMAEIGCPLCVHGEVTDPAVDIFDREMVFIDRVLDPLRRQNPNLKVVMEHITTQQGVDYVKSSASGLAATITTHHLMINRNHILAGGIKPHYYCLPVAKREEHRLALRAAATSGDSRFFLGTDSAPHIDAAKESACGCAGCFTASVTMPLLAHVFEEESALDALANYTSSNGALFYNKPRNEKTLTLQKRSEPLPIEPQLQTPDGPVTLFDPGVPIFWHVVA; the protein is encoded by the coding sequence ATGCATAAAACCCTTTCCCTTCCCCGCCCGGATGATTGGCACCTTCACCTGCGCGATGGCGCGATGATGGCGTCCGTTTTAGCCTCAAGCGCCGATCACTTTGACCGGGCCTTAATCATGCCCAATTTGGTGCCGCCAGTGGTCACAGGAGCAGAAGCTCAAGCCTATAAAACCCGAATAATGGCGCAGCTTCCCGAGAGATCGGATTTTTCGCCATTGATGACGCTTTATTTGACCGAAGCCACCGATCCCGAGGATCTGGCAAAAGCCTTTCAATCTGGGCTTATCAGCGCGGTAAAACTGTACCCGGCGGGTGCCACAACCAATTCAGCATCGGGCGTCACTGATTTTAACGCGGTTCAACCCGCTTTGGAAAAAATGGCTGAAATCGGGTGCCCGCTTTGCGTTCACGGAGAGGTAACAGATCCAGCTGTTGATATTTTTGATCGTGAAATGGTGTTTATAGATCGCGTGCTGGATCCGCTTCGACGTCAAAATCCAAATCTTAAGGTGGTTATGGAACATATCACCACGCAGCAAGGGGTAGACTATGTGAAATCTAGCGCCTCTGGCCTTGCCGCAACCATCACAACGCATCATCTGATGATCAACCGCAATCATATTCTGGCTGGCGGCATCAAACCCCATTATTATTGCCTGCCTGTCGCAAAACGCGAAGAACACCGTTTGGCGCTGCGCGCTGCGGCCACCAGTGGTGATAGCCGGTTTTTCCTTGGCACGGACAGCGCGCCGCATATTGATGCCGCAAAAGAAAGCGCTTGCGGATGCGCCGGATGCTTTACCGCCAGCGTAACAATGCCTTTGCTTGCGCATGTTTTCGAAGAAGAAAGTGCGCTGGACGCCTTGGCTAATTACACCTCATCCAATGGGGCGCTGTTTTACAATAAACCGAGGAACGAAAAAACGCTTACGCTTCAGAAAAGGTCCGAGCCGCTGCCGATAGAGCCGCAGTTACAAACCCCCGACGGGCCGGTCACTTTGTTCGACCCCGGCGTTCCAATCTTTTGGCATGTTGTGGCATAA
- a CDS encoding AAA domain-containing protein, whose amino-acid sequence MGQLRRCAFSPWGLTFVLSDAAIGSGAGRVFTVESIDQVQERLNAGGYVCGRALATVVFLSLKLGRPLFLEGEAGVGKTEIAKALAACLGRNLIRLQCYEGLDASSAVYEWNFAAQMIAIRTAEATGGVERRGLKQELFSEEFLIARPLLQAMQGDDRGPPILLIDELDRTDEPFEAFLLEALSDFQVTIPELGSIKAPEPPIVIVTSNRTREVHDALKRRCLYHWVDYPDFDRELAILKAQAPDLAADLSREVVAFIQALREEDLFKKPGVAETIDWAKCLLALDSISLSPEVIADTLGAILKYQDDISKLQGSEAKRILDDARRSLNPA is encoded by the coding sequence ATGGGGCAATTACGAAGATGCGCTTTCTCGCCTTGGGGCTTGACCTTCGTGCTTAGTGATGCAGCTATTGGTTCTGGGGCTGGAAGGGTTTTTACGGTGGAGTCGATTGATCAAGTTCAAGAGCGGTTGAACGCTGGTGGGTATGTCTGCGGGCGTGCTTTGGCGACAGTGGTGTTTTTATCGTTGAAATTGGGCCGCCCCTTGTTTTTAGAAGGCGAAGCTGGGGTGGGTAAAACTGAAATCGCCAAAGCGCTTGCAGCCTGTCTTGGGCGCAACCTAATTCGGTTGCAATGCTATGAAGGATTAGACGCTTCTTCTGCCGTTTATGAATGGAACTTTGCCGCGCAGATGATCGCCATTCGCACTGCAGAAGCCACCGGAGGCGTTGAGCGACGGGGCTTGAAGCAAGAATTGTTTTCCGAAGAGTTTTTGATCGCCCGCCCCCTGTTACAAGCCATGCAAGGCGATGACCGTGGTCCCCCCATCTTGTTGATTGATGAGTTGGACCGCACTGACGAACCCTTTGAGGCATTTTTGCTTGAGGCTCTGTCAGATTTCCAAGTGACCATTCCAGAGCTTGGCAGCATTAAAGCGCCTGAGCCGCCGATTGTGATTGTGACCTCGAACCGAACCCGTGAAGTGCATGATGCGCTGAAGCGCCGCTGCCTGTATCATTGGGTAGATTATCCTGATTTTGACCGTGAACTGGCGATATTAAAGGCGCAGGCTCCCGATCTTGCCGCTGATCTAAGCCGCGAAGTTGTGGCCTTTATTCAAGCCTTGCGGGAGGAGGACTTGTTTAAAAAGCCGGGCGTCGCCGAAACCATCGACTGGGCCAAATGCTTATTGGCGCTGGATAGTATCTCTTTGAGCCCGGAGGTTATTGCAGATACGCTGGGTGCTATTTTAAAATACCAAGACGATATTTCAAAGCTGCAAGGGTCAGAAGCCAAGCGGATTTTGGATGATGCGCGCAGAAGTTTAAACCCTGCATGA
- a CDS encoding VWA domain-containing protein, which yields MARYHPLHLPDDPKLAQNIMHFARALRRAGLAIGTGRVIDAIEAVSAAGFTQKQDFYWTLHACFVSRPDSRAVFDQTFRLFWRDPQYLEHMMALMLPSIGAVPEKTASVAAEKRAAEALLDGEQPQAPIQTPLSQDEAPMLELDWALTASAEERLKSMDFEQMNLEEIAEAKAMLARLELPIRPLLSRRLQRASRRSVIDRAGSLRLAQRSGGELHKLAYQKPRIRWPNLVVLCDISGSMSRYSRMVLHFLHAVSNQKQGGWAHVHGFTFGTRLTNISRHLQKSDVDTALAAAGVEAQDWEGGTRIASCLQAFNRDWGRRVLGQGAVVLLITDGLERDVSADLGEEMRRLQRTARRLIWLNPLLRWDQFSAKAAGIRAILPYVDSLRTSHSIASLMELAEVVSTPDDVGAKTRILKTMA from the coding sequence ATGGCGCGGTACCATCCTTTACACTTGCCCGATGACCCCAAATTGGCGCAGAATATCATGCATTTTGCGCGAGCCTTACGGCGCGCGGGTCTGGCGATTGGAACAGGGCGGGTGATCGATGCTATTGAGGCTGTCTCTGCTGCGGGCTTTACCCAAAAGCAAGATTTTTATTGGACCTTGCATGCCTGCTTTGTGTCTCGGCCGGATTCTCGCGCGGTGTTTGATCAAACGTTCCGTTTGTTTTGGCGCGATCCGCAATATCTTGAGCATATGATGGCGCTGATGTTACCCTCAATCGGCGCGGTACCCGAGAAAACTGCTTCGGTTGCGGCTGAAAAACGCGCTGCCGAAGCGCTTTTAGATGGCGAACAACCGCAAGCGCCAATCCAAACGCCGCTGTCGCAAGACGAGGCGCCAATGCTTGAGCTGGATTGGGCGCTGACAGCCTCTGCAGAAGAGCGATTGAAATCGATGGATTTTGAACAAATGAACCTTGAGGAAATTGCCGAGGCAAAGGCGATGTTGGCGCGGTTAGAGCTTCCTATACGTCCGCTTTTGTCACGGCGCTTGCAGCGCGCGTCAAGGCGCAGCGTGATAGACAGGGCTGGCAGCTTGCGCTTGGCGCAACGCTCAGGCGGCGAGTTGCACAAACTCGCTTATCAAAAGCCACGTATCCGCTGGCCGAATTTGGTTGTTCTTTGTGATATATCAGGATCCATGAGTCGTTATAGTCGAATGGTTTTGCATTTCTTACACGCGGTGAGCAATCAAAAGCAGGGCGGTTGGGCGCATGTCCACGGGTTTACATTTGGAACGCGCTTAACGAATATTTCAAGACATTTGCAAAAATCTGATGTGGATACAGCACTGGCAGCGGCGGGTGTTGAAGCGCAGGATTGGGAAGGTGGAACCCGCATTGCCAGTTGTTTGCAAGCTTTTAATCGGGATTGGGGGCGGCGAGTTTTGGGCCAAGGGGCGGTTGTACTGCTGATTACCGATGGTTTAGAGCGTGATGTAAGCGCGGATCTCGGAGAAGAAATGCGACGCCTGCAACGAACCGCGCGGCGTTTAATATGGTTAAACCCCTTGTTACGGTGGGATCAATTTAGCGCAAAGGCTGCTGGTATACGCGCGATTTTGCCATATGTTGATAGCCTTAGAACCAGCCATTCTATTGCGTCCTTGATGGAATTGGCTGAGGTTGTTTCAACGCCAGATGATGTGGGCGCGAAGACTCGAATATTAAAAACGATGGCGTGA
- a CDS encoding XdhC/CoxI family protein encodes MCKLTEINSAKQIEAIPEQALAWHQEGRGAVLATVVQTWGSAPRRIGGQMAISGQGDMAGSVSGGCVEGAVVLEALEALNAGEIKVLEYGISDGDAFAVGLACGGTIRVLLEPVGAVLSEPLLAELVAARAARQPMVYSVNCETGANALHAHGYEERMRLDRSGFEPDGVTFVSVHNPKLRLIIVGAVHIAQALVPMAELAGFDVYLIDPRGSFGSIERFPNHQIIEDWPDQALRDLQLEARSALVLLTHDPKLDDPALQVGLASNAYYIGALGSTRTHYTRVERFLSLGFSQAQIDRIHGPVGLPIGAATPAEIAASILAQIISALRLL; translated from the coding sequence ATGTGTAAGTTGACCGAAATCAATAGCGCAAAGCAAATTGAAGCGATCCCCGAGCAAGCCTTAGCCTGGCATCAAGAGGGGCGCGGGGCTGTGCTCGCCACGGTTGTTCAAACTTGGGGCTCGGCGCCGCGGCGGATCGGCGGCCAAATGGCGATTAGCGGGCAGGGGGATATGGCGGGCTCGGTTTCTGGTGGCTGCGTGGAAGGGGCCGTTGTGCTCGAGGCCTTAGAGGCGCTAAACGCTGGAGAGATCAAGGTTTTAGAATATGGGATTAGCGACGGGGATGCGTTTGCGGTGGGATTGGCCTGCGGCGGTACGATCCGCGTGTTGCTAGAGCCTGTGGGCGCTGTCTTGTCAGAGCCTTTGCTTGCCGAGTTGGTGGCCGCGCGCGCCGCGCGTCAGCCAATGGTCTATTCTGTGAATTGTGAAACGGGCGCAAATGCCTTGCACGCACACGGTTATGAAGAGCGGATGCGGCTGGACCGTTCAGGATTTGAACCCGATGGTGTTACATTCGTTTCGGTTCATAATCCAAAGTTAAGATTGATTATTGTTGGGGCCGTTCATATCGCGCAGGCGCTTGTGCCGATGGCCGAGCTGGCCGGGTTTGATGTTTATCTAATTGATCCACGGGGAAGCTTTGGGTCGATTGAGCGGTTTCCCAATCACCAAATTATTGAGGATTGGCCAGATCAGGCGTTACGTGATTTACAGCTTGAAGCGCGCAGCGCTTTGGTTCTGTTGACCCATGATCCAAAGCTTGATGACCCGGCGCTGCAGGTTGGTTTAGCCTCAAATGCTTATTATATCGGTGCCCTTGGCTCAACGCGCACGCATTATACGCGCGTTGAACGATTTTTGAGCTTGGGGTTTTCTCAGGCCCAAATTGATCGCATTCATGGTCCCGTGGGGCTGCCAATCGGGGCGGCTACCCCCGCCGAGATCGCTGCGTCGATTTTAGCTCAGATTATATCCGCGCTTCGGTTGCTCTGA
- a CDS encoding molybdopterin biosynthesis protein has translation MVFDELPVGAAEGCILAHSIGLLGRRLRKGVRLNKDHIDELTRAGITHISAARLQKGDIAEDAAAVALAKALVPHPDQAGLRLGAAFTGRVNLIASSVGVVSQNVEKLIALNSIDSMISLATLPQYQQVSTGNLVGTVKIISYGVPSDKLQAACKLAHAAIKVLPPVARSASLIVSVSKGGPGEKGVEAIRQRLDALNISLMEVVTTPHQTGAMANALKDASGDLILMLTSSATSDLNDTAPKAVRAAGGNIERFGMPVDPGNLLFLGALAGKPVIGFPGCVRSPALNGADWVLSRIACGVTLDDRSFAEMAIGGLLKEIPTRPQPRRRSEG, from the coding sequence ATGGTATTTGATGAGCTTCCTGTTGGCGCCGCTGAAGGCTGTATTCTTGCGCATTCTATTGGCCTGCTAGGCAGGCGGCTGCGCAAGGGCGTGAGGCTGAACAAAGATCATATTGACGAATTAACGCGTGCCGGCATAACGCATATCAGCGCGGCGCGATTGCAAAAGGGTGATATTGCGGAAGATGCCGCGGCTGTTGCTTTGGCAAAGGCCTTGGTGCCTCATCCTGATCAGGCCGGTTTGCGTTTGGGTGCGGCCTTCACGGGACGGGTCAATCTAATTGCCAGCTCGGTAGGCGTGGTCAGTCAAAACGTTGAAAAATTGATCGCCCTCAATTCAATCGATTCAATGATTTCTTTGGCGACCTTGCCCCAATATCAGCAGGTTTCGACCGGAAACTTGGTGGGAACGGTAAAAATCATCAGCTATGGCGTGCCCAGTGACAAGCTACAAGCTGCCTGCAAGCTGGCACATGCGGCGATCAAAGTACTGCCGCCGGTTGCGCGCTCTGCCAGTTTGATTGTGAGCGTCTCGAAAGGTGGACCCGGCGAAAAGGGCGTTGAAGCGATAAGGCAGCGGCTTGACGCTTTAAATATTTCGCTAATGGAAGTGGTTACGACGCCTCATCAAACCGGAGCGATGGCGAATGCGCTGAAAGATGCCTCGGGCGATCTTATATTGATGCTCACCAGCTCTGCCACCTCTGATCTTAATGACACCGCTCCGAAAGCCGTGCGCGCAGCTGGGGGCAACATTGAACGATTTGGAATGCCGGTTGATCCAGGAAATCTTTTATTTTTGGGCGCGCTCGCTGGCAAGCCGGTGATTGGATTTCCTGGTTGCGTTCGGTCTCCGGCGCTAAATGGGGCGGATTGGGTTTTGTCTCGGATTGCCTGCGGGGTTACTTTGGATGACCGCAGTTTTGCTGAAATGGCGATTGGGGGCTTGTTGAAAGAAATTCCAACCCGGCCCCAGCCTCGGCGGCGTTCAGAGGGGTAA
- a CDS encoding translation initiation factor IF-3, producing MARRPHNAPPSRETGPRVNDRIDSSEIRLIGPEGENVGVVTPARGQELADQVGLDLVEISPNANPPVCKIMDFGKYKYEQQKRESEARKKQKIIEIKEIKFRPGTDVHDYEVKMRSVYKFLENGDKVKITMRFRGREMAHQNLGRELLERVADDVKELGKVENMPKMEGRQMTMMIGPATK from the coding sequence ATAGCTCGCAGACCTCACAACGCGCCACCATCGCGCGAAACCGGACCTCGCGTAAATGATCGCATAGACAGCTCGGAAATACGGCTCATTGGGCCCGAAGGTGAAAACGTAGGGGTGGTTACCCCCGCACGCGGCCAAGAACTTGCAGATCAAGTCGGTTTGGATTTGGTGGAAATTTCTCCCAATGCCAACCCACCCGTGTGCAAAATCATGGATTTTGGTAAATATAAATACGAGCAGCAAAAACGCGAATCCGAAGCCCGTAAAAAACAAAAAATTATCGAAATCAAGGAAATCAAATTTCGACCTGGAACAGATGTTCACGATTACGAAGTGAAAATGCGCAGCGTGTATAAATTTTTGGAAAACGGTGATAAGGTTAAGATCACCATGCGGTTCCGTGGACGTGAGATGGCGCATCAAAATCTGGGGCGTGAGCTTCTGGAACGGGTGGCGGATGATGTTAAAGAATTGGGCAAAGTAGAAAATATGCCGAAAATGGAAGGTCGTCAAATGACGATGATGATCGGTCCTGCCACAAAATAA